ACGATGAGTCAGGCGGAGGCAGACCTCGTCGAGGAACTCCTCGACGGCTCACACCGCGCGCTCGCCCGCACCATCACGAAGATCGAGAACCGCGCGCCGGGCTACCGCGAGATCGTCTCGGCGCTCCACGCGCACACGGGGGACGCCGAGGTGATCGGGATCACGGGCAGTCCCGGCGCGGGCAAGTCGACGCTCGTCGACAAACTGGCCAAGCGCTACCGCGACCGGGGCGACACCGTCGGCGTCATCGCGGTCGACCCTTCCTCGCCCTACACGGGGGGTGCCGTCCTCGGCGACCGCATCCGGATGGCGTCGAACGTCGGCGACATGGACGTCTTCTTCCGGTCAATGTCGGCCCGGGGCCGGCTCGGCGGCCTCTCGACCGCCACGGCGGACGCGGTCAAGGCGCTCGACGCCTTCGGCAAGGACAGGATCGTCATCGAGACCGTCGGTGCTGGTCAAAACGAGATCGACATCGTCCAGACGGCCGACTCCGTGGTGGTGTTGGTCCAGCCGGGGTCGGGCGACGACGTCCAGATGCTCAAGGCCGGCATCCTGGAGATCGGCGACGTCTTCGTC
This Salinigranum marinum DNA region includes the following protein-coding sequences:
- the meaB gene encoding methylmalonyl Co-A mutase-associated GTPase MeaB; this translates as MSQAEADLVEELLDGSHRALARTITKIENRAPGYREIVSALHAHTGDAEVIGITGSPGAGKSTLVDKLAKRYRDRGDTVGVIAVDPSSPYTGGAVLGDRIRMASNVGDMDVFFRSMSARGRLGGLSTATADAVKALDAFGKDRIVIETVGAGQNEIDIVQTADSVVVLVQPGSGDDVQMLKAGILEIGDVFVVNKADMDGAARTVAELEEMIHLQREPTRNLDTGHHGAAGADLGPNGEHGESADGEDAAERASWTPEVVETVATGGEGIGDLIETLSAHREFLENTGRLREKARTRYAEEIRTLVRSDVSDLVERELNARGGVERLAEAVLDRETDPYTVADEVVAPVRDCLDERDRNDRS